The following coding sequences lie in one Rhinolophus ferrumequinum isolate MPI-CBG mRhiFer1 chromosome 16, mRhiFer1_v1.p, whole genome shotgun sequence genomic window:
- the ADGRA1 gene encoding adhesion G protein-coupled receptor A1 isoform X3 yields MLWIAVTARNIYKQVTKKTPPCPGADQQPYAQQPLLRFYLISGGVPFIICGVTAATNIRNYGTEDEDSAYCWMAWEPSLGAFYGPAAFIALVTCVYFLGTHVQLRRHPERRYELRERTEEQQRLAGPEAGPRAPPGMLPSCDALATCLLQNEHPFQAQLRAAAFTLFLFTATWTFGALAVSQGHFLDMVFSCLYGAFCVTLGLFVLIHHCAKRDDVWHCWWSCCPSRGDAHPALDANGDALGPATYLQDSPCPSKQRGFGQPPAGHCKMTNLQATQSHVSCLSPATPCCAQMHCEQLAEDAAHVHMHEEDPFGHGPALHSCLQSRTKPHHFGLLRAATAEQGYAYHIPSSLDGSPHSSRTDSPTSSLEGPAGVHALACCAQDEPFPLVSQPERGSASPTLYGCPLRPGREAARGPAHFEMVRRTQSLPFGGQNGLLKGDVREATPYGADGARNIRTGPWKNETTV; encoded by the exons GTTCTACCTCATCAGTGGAGGGGTTCCTTTCATTATCTGTGGAGTCACAGCCGCCACGAACATCAGGAACTATGGGACAGAAGACGAGGACTCCGCATA CTGCTGGATGGCCTGGGAGCCCAGCCTGGGAGCGTTCTACGGGCCGGCAGCTTTCATCGCCCTGGTCACCTGCGTGTACTTCCTGGGCACCCACGTCCAGCTGAGGCGTCACCCAGAGCGCAGGTATGAGCTCAGGGAGCGGACGGAGGAGCAGCAGCGGCTGGCAGGGCCGGAGGCCGGCCCCAGGGCCCCTCCGGGCATGCTGCCCAGCTGTGACGCCCTGGCCACCTGTCTGCTGCAGAACGAGCACCCATTCCAGGCCCAGCTGCGGGCTGCTGCCTTCACACTCTTCCTGTTCACAGCCACGTGGACCTTCGGGGCCCTGGCCGTGTCCCAGGGCCACTTCCTGGACATGGTCTTCAGCTGCCTGTACGGCGCCTTCTGCGTGACGCTGGGGCTCTTTGTGCTCATCCATCACTGTGCCAAGCGTGACGACGTGTGGCACTGCTGGTGGTCCTGCTGCCCTTCCCGCGGGGACGCCCACCCCGCACTCGATGCCAATGGGGACGCACTGGGGCCTGCGACCTACCTGCAGGACTCACCGTGTCCTAGCAAGCAGAGGGGCTTTGGCCAACCACCGGCCGGCCACTGCAAGATGACCAACCTGCAGGCCACCCAGAGCCACGTCAGCTGCCTGTCACCGGCCACGCCCTGCTGCGCCCAAATGCACTGTGAGCAGCTGGCAGAGGACGCGGCCCACGTCCACATGCACGAGGAGGACCCCTTTGGGCACGGCCCAGCCCTGCACAGCTGCCTGCAGAGCAGAACTAAGCCTCACCACTTCGGCCTGCTCCGGGCAGCCACGGCCGAGCAGGGGTACGCCTACCACATCCCGTCCAGCCTGGACGGCAGCCCCCACAGCTCGCGCACGGACAGCCCCACCAGCTCGCTTGAGGGCCCGGCAGGGGTGCACGCGCTGGCCTGCTGCGCCCAGGACGAGCCCTTCCCCTTGGTCAGCCAGCCCGAGCGCGGCAGCGCCAGCCCCACGCTCTACGGCTGCCCTCTGCGGCCCGGCAGGGAGGCGGCCCGCGGCCCTGCCCACTTCGAGATGGTGCGGaggacacagtccctgcccttcGGCGGCCAGAACGGGCTGCTCAAGGGCGACGTGCGCGAAGCCACGCCTTACGGTGCCGACGGCGCACGCAACATCCGGACCGGGCCCTGGAAGAACGAGACGACCGTGTAG